The genomic stretch acggacgacggggaatggcgacggcgcatgaaccatgaactgcacgcgctgcttggagagaatcccattgcacacctggcgaaagtcaataggttgcggtgggccggtcacgtcgtaaggatgtcggatgacaaccctgtgaaatcacttctcttcagcaagcctaccggcaccagaaatagaggggcgcggcgtgcacgatggctcgatcagatcgaaggagacttgtgggggatgagacgcctggggaactgccgaaacacagcccaaaaccgaacaacatggcgacaaattcttgatacagcacgagccatcacggctctcgtctgattggtaaggtaagtgaGTTGTTCACCAAAAGTTTTAAACCCACACAGTGGCACCTTGGGACGTGTACAATTCAGTAAACCCAAATGGACATTTCAACAAGATTGAGCTCTATCGCATGGAGCGAATCAAACACTGAAACTCCGTAGCAGACTTTTTCTGAGATATTTAACTGAATGGCCTTTAAACTCTCCTGATTTAAATGCAATGGACTATTCCGTTTGATCTATTCTTGAATCCAGAGCCTGTACTAAACCACACAAATCATCGGATCATTTAAAGGCTAGTCTAACCTCAGACAGGGATGCCATATCTGTGGAAGAACTATCGTCCATCGTCGATAATTTTCCTAAACGATTGAAGGCGTGCGTTGAAGCTAAGGGTGGACATTTCGAGTCCATGATGTCATTATTACAAACCATGTATCTAgattttgtataaatatgttgttgtttaatattgaaaGAATGAAGTTATGACTGAAACATTGAACacagataatttttcctcacccTGTAGGGTCAGCTGAAATGACAACATCCAGTCCGCAGCGTGGTGTTTCTCAAGGAAGCTATTTAGGACCAGTTTTATTCGCTCTGTTCTCCACTGAttcttgattctaccaatcgAGTGTGTGCTGATCTATGCGGACGAATTGAAATTTAGCTACTTCACCAAATTGTGCCTACTGAACCATTTTGTGTTATCTTACATCGACGTTTGAAGACACACATCGACGGTATTGTTCTGAATCgtgaatgctgcattgagagttgcatttgcttcattgcaacaGTGTGTGTTGCTTAGGCAGACGTGTACCACTAGATTTCAATGTTTCAATAAAAACCTTCCGTCAGCGTATTCGTAGCAGCTTCAAGCTGCCAGCTTGtgatatttattatattttacattAGATCATTAAGACCATGTTTAGTCAGATGATGTTTATACAATAAACGATGTCCAAAGAGCATATGAATCGTCTTAAGCAATTGAAAAAAGGTGATGGTAGATTGACTGTCACCACCAACGAAACGTTGGAGGATCTTATGAACATCCACTTTGCTGGCTCGACCTCCAGATAGAGCGTTGTAGAGCTCCAGAACCTCGGATAAGCACAAACGACTTCACGTTACTCACTCACGCAATGCTCACTCGTCAACTGTTCACGCAGACTTGtatcaactgggcactaagctcttttgagcctATAAAGTCACCAGGATCAATCTTTGTAAAAATCGGACGGGGTCATAACGTTCAGGCTCATCagtctatatttttttctaagtctctCGTTTTATCTTAAGTCAGGAGAAAAACGCTAGTTCTGGTTATctcagttttaaattttttttcacacaatttattattttttcggagcagcactttttatattttattcataatagttcgttttttatttcgttttcttGACACAACTTCTTTCTAAACTATTTACCTTTCATCCTAATATTAGACTTAGATGTCAAAATATGTCTAATTCAATTTCTGAATGACGTCTCATTTTTTTCTCGGTCAGTAAATTCTCTATTAAGTTCTAAGACGAGGTGATTAAACCTCCGGATATGGAGGTAGCTAGGTAGAAAGTTAGTGTCGAAAGAATATCCATATATTACCAGAATTATATCGCCAATAAATGGCAGTTATTGTTGAAGTGATTTCATATGTGATGGTTGTTGAAAAACTGTCGGTAATTATGGCGTAAAACTACTGGCCCTATATTAATCACCACTGGCAATGAACTCATAGCGATAATCCTgtatcaaaacaaaacacacCCTTCAGTGTCAGTCCTACAGCGGATTTATTGATTAAGAGCGATAATTAATCAACTTAATCGTGTCCGAAAACTATTAAGGAAAAGTTACTTTCGCAAAGCATTGAAAAAACaacacaaccaaacaaatgagaCGGCAAAATTATGTTGATGAAGGTAAACTGACCCAAATTTACGGTGCTTCAATGGCTCTAGATTACGTGACCAAGAGCCTTTACAAATCCATTCAGTGATATTCACTGCTGCACGACTAAATGTTCCCTCTTGGGAGGCAGGTCAAGCAGAATCGGAATGTAAATTCAACACCGAGCCCATCATAGCGAAACGTTGTGCTATATATTACCCATTTTTATCTACCGTCTCTGTGAATGTTATTTAGCTTAGGCCAAATTAATGTTTCATTTACACAATTTACTACCCCTTTGCCGCGCACTAATCTCAATATATAAAAGTAATGTTGGAATCCAAAGAGCATACAAGGTAGATAAAACAATGCACACGTTCTCACTTTAATGCTGTTTTTCACCTCAACTGGGACAAACAGTATCGCATGACAATCGATCTACATCCTGTTCATTTCGAACCAAGGCATTTTTGTTCTTGTTCTCGCTAGAAATATGAGTAAGGAAATGACCAAGTAACAtgcaaaaagaagaaaataaaagtcTAAAACGAGCAGGAGACAAACGTTAGCGAACAATATATAGCATAGCACCCAACGCCTCCACCAGATGCATTAGAATGGAAGCGCATGGTATGTTATGGACAACGAACAATTTTGCTTTTATTGTCTCCTATTTTCTAGATGATTTTGATACATTGACcgcatttttttctaattaatgCCCAAATGTTTAAATTCCGCTCACTCATCACCGTGCCCTCATTATAATTTTCAACACTGAAACACGCCCCTCGCGTAAAAGAAGGCCGAAGTCAAGTCCAAAACTCGGTCAGCATTTCATCGCCTCTTATCACCACCAACTGCCTGATTATCATGTTTGCCGAAGAGTGCCATAAAAAACGAGGGCATCGACTGTTCTCTACCCATGCCGCACTCGCTAAGCCGATCCCTGTTCGCTATCAGCATCCCATCGATGGTATCCAGCTGTCTTTCCACTGACAGCAGCAGCTCCGTGAGGGCGGCCATTACACCCACGATTGGGCACCGCTGTGAAATGACACAGAAGGGTTGTGACTGTGGTTATGGTTTCAACGGATTGCGAACATTAACCTTGCGAACGAACGGTCCGCAGAGATTGGGAAGGGAATCTATTTAGGTGATAGAGGCATGCGATATAAGATAGGACACATTATTCACTGGAATAGGAAATGACTCCATCGGCAGCTGTGAGTTACGTacaatcataatttattgctTATCATCAAAGAAGCCATTCTTCTCGTAAAATCTGTGGTTCACTAATTAGATCTGATAAGTTTTTGGGCAACTTTTTCACATCAGAAACATAAGGGTGTATAAAATGGTAGGATTGTAATTGATTGTTATAATAAAGATATGATAAAAGCCGAAAACTTTGAAACGTCTATTCAGCATCATACGGAGCAtaaatactttatgaaacatggGATAGAAGGTTACACTAATTTTTTCCTGAACTTACTTTAATCTGAATCAATTTTACTTTAAATTTccattttcaacatatttttatgcctttttattacaattttttcAATGTCATGTCAATGTCGAACCCTCTTTTTAATTCAGTTTATCCCAACCTTCTGTATTCTAAAATCTTTCTGTTTTTGAAAGTGACAAATAGAAtatttatatttcaaaaatactgcttagtatttcttttttttcacgaTTTTCTTTGTTTACTTCCGTATAATATAATGCAGGGCAGTGACCAGTCACTCTTCACTGCAAACAACCGtggatttaatttaatttaaaccTCTTGAGCCCATTTCAAACGACCCAAAAGAGACcacaataaaataaatttcaatatttcTCGCAGATACTTAACTCGATATCACCACTTCAGTATGTAATAATATTGAccagaatttaattttttcacacCTCTCCACGGACGAACAGGATAATTCAAGcttattgaaaaaatccgcAAAAACTGGGGATGACAATCAGCCAATACCAGTTTGTACTTATTGTACATTCCACCGACTCTCAACGGTTACAATCAATATAAGCATATAATTAAGCAGATCAAAGAGCAGAGGATGAATAGCAGCCGGTTTACCTTTTCGTAGCCAGTTCGAACATCGTCAATCTCACCCCGCAGCCGTTCCACGTTTGGCAGCAGCTCGTGCTCGAAACGGTTCATTTCGGTGGGAAGCTTGAGCAAACGTTGATAACTGAAAGCGGTTTATTTGCCATATAATGAGTTCATACTAATCAAAAATTAAGTCAGTTTATATAAAATCATGCTGCTTTCAACAGTCCATAGAAACCTTAGTCGATTTGTCACTGACTGCAACTTAGTTGTTCAAACTATCATCAATTTGAGCACAGAATATACTGACAGTataacaaaacgaaaaactttACTCACAGTTCGTTCCGCTCGTTGAATAAACCCGCCAAAGGGGATTTGGTGTTGCTGCCACCACGGCTAGTACGACTGGAGTTGGCAGCTCCACCGACGCACCACGGCCACGCTTGGCGAGGACACTGCTCCAAAGTGCTGATTGATTGTTCCAACGCGGCAAACTGCCGCTCGAGCAAACGTTCGTGATCCTGCAGCATTGATTGTTGACTCTGCACTAGCTCTAGATGGCGCTGTAAGGCTACACACTTTCAATCCGAAACGGTTTGGCATCATATGAGGCAAACGGAGAAAAGGAAACCCATTAATAACCTATGTGACTTCTGACTCGCATTCTCCAGCATATGTTACCCAGTCCTGGTTGTGGTGCACAACAGTATCGTGTCGGAGAACGACTTCCGACTGCCGTTTGAAGGCAGGTTCAAGGTCAGTCTCAAGTTCAGCCAACAACCGGTCCGCCAGGTGATCCAGTTTGGAAAAATTCATTTCTACGGTAGGATAAAAAGAGTAACAAGTTATGAAATTTGAAAGAGGTGAAAATGACTTGCTAAAAGGTTAAGTCTGCTGTTGCTTTGATTCTGGTATAGGGACCATTCTTAAATTACACTGTCATTAAGAGGCGGAGGGGTTTTTCGAAAGAATTATGATATAACTTTATCAATAGATTGAAATTATTGGATTTATTAAATTAACTAAATTTATTAATCGAGCTCCCGACCATTTTTTACTTTTATACTGCTATTTACCGCCATTAAAACCGGTAAGAGATCATTTTATGTATGAATGGGGGGGAGGGTAAAAAAGTAACCAAAATCTGCTTCACCATCCTTATTCTGGCTGACTTTTACGCGTGGTTCTCAAGCATATAAACCACTCGCGTTATATTACTAACCGAATTTTCTATTGTTTAGCTTAGAGCCCCCATAAAATCGTTAAACCAAATAGCACTCGAAGCATCCGAAAACAAATCTCCCTGATTATTACATCATTTCTGCAACCGCAGAACTAACGGGAACTACTTTTTCGATAAACAAAACTAACCAGACCGAACCACTCATCGGGGCCGCAGAAAGTCTCAAGTGATAAAACGTGAGCTGAAGGTGAGACGTTGCTCTAACCGCAGCATCCGGTCACGTTCGCAGCGGAATACACGTATAGCCACAACGGCGAAGAGGTTTCCCATTTAGGTGGGTATTTACGTGTTCTTAGTAGAGAACTTTTAGATGAGAAAACTCAATTCACCAGACATTAGCCGCAGGTTTTACGCGACGAATGTACAACGGAGGATGGGGACGCTATTTTGGAACGTGAGAATCGTCGTCGCTTGTCGAATCCATGAAGAGTTCGGTTAAAGGTGTATTGGGTTGAAATTTTTCCCATACCCGTCAACTGGAATGTCGTTGTCTCGAGTGGCTGATATGAAATTCTTATCCCTGTGGAGTGGCTGCTCGTATAAAATATTAGAGTGAAGAGTGTTTGGCTTCtactaaaaaattcaaataagagTCTTCCAATATTCGAGAgaaaatttaaatgtggtttacGTCTTGTTTCAATTCAATTGCTTCTCAACAGCTGAAATCGCGAAAAACTAATCTCAAAGTAGGAAACCTTCGGAAAGCCACAAAAATTTATACTACGCGCGAAACTTTGTTCTTAAGTGTCTAGTGCAATTAATTTCAGATCAACAGACAAACTTTAGCACTATAAAAGAGGTTATGTCGCTAAGCATGCTTAGTTCCTACGATAGTAAACAAGACGCTTGGTTAGTGAAAAGTTTCTCATTATCGGAGTCGCAAACGACATGGAATAGTTCGGAAAGTGCGGTCATATATGGCACTTCTAGTGCGGCATCTCGTTCCAGGGGCAAAACTCGAAAGCGAAGTTACAGATAATAATGTCGATTTGTTCTTAGTTCTTGCTAGTTGCTGATGCAATTCTCTTTTAttagctagtttttttttttaatttaaatattttcgaaaaagggAATAGGTATGGTATCTGCTCTATTCTCGTTAAGTTTAACCTATTATCGTCAAGGGGTAAATGGCGTCCAAGATCGTTAATTTCTTACATAATGGTTCTTCATAAAGCAGAGCACCTCTTTGCAAAAGATTAATTCCCTATGACCTTACTAACCCCCCGGacaataataggtaaaacctgacaataatagagccgataccctacttGAAGTTTGACGACCAATAAATGTTTCATAATGGTActtaaaaattgtgatttgtgcaaaattatatttttgcacGGTTTTTACTGCGTGTGTTCCTGCATTTGAGACATTCTTTTTTACAAGCCATAGAGAATTGAACCAACCAAGGAAGATCGgcgaaccggtgggaacttggtcgtatgctgattgCTGACAGGCAATGGGGAGCTGTCCTCCttggcagccccgtcgcgagactaggtatcgcagccctaggaGACAACGTGCTAGAACAaatatactacgaacaatccagagagtAATGTGAATCGGAAGAATCGGTATAGACccaggcaaacgaaaaaggacaacaatCGAAAACTTGGCACTCCTCATGTTagaactctactcgaaccgacACGCGCGCCATTTCGCCCCATTATTAATAGGTAAAGCCTCCACTCTACCActaacgacaacggcttgaggccaGTGAATCTCTCTGCGGTCATCTGTAGAACCTATCTCGCATGTCgcaacattcggaagcacacctagAGCCCCCCAATGGAGGGGCTTGCTCCCAGCTTGACCACATCGATTCAGATCACTACCTCGTGGTGGGCAAGATTCGGGCCCGATTGTTGAACGTATTTAAATCAGTATCAAAAAGGAAAATATGCCAAACACCCTGAGGCTATCAATGGAAGTAGTTGCCACAGAGTACACTCGGATAGTGGAAGTGGATCTGAACGGGCAGTGGAAGAACATCCATTACGCGGTCAGTGAAACAGTTCGATTGGTCTCGGGTGGTTTGATACTGAGTGTTTGTTTACACGTAGAACTTTTCCATGTCACTTTAACAGCAACAACGAAAAATTCTCCTTTTGGTAACAAATTCGTTACTTGAGGTGAAACTGGATGATGCTgttttccatacaattttgtGGTTCTCAGCTCAGCTAAATAGCACTCGAATTGCTACTCTCTGCATGCGTCTGCGGTGCAAACAATCGatcaaagtttcaataaattatCTTACAAAATTCTGGTGAAATTCGAGCACGGACAGGAAGTAGAAAATTCACGGCTTAACTCGTTAAAATATTGTCGACAGGGTTGCTAGATCTCGGTGCTGGGGCTGAGATTTTGACGTGAgcgtcaaattttcaaatttctttttttcatgTATTACTATTATAAGTTGCCCATTTCAAGATGCTTGTTGccgttttttaaaatattgaaaaatagctgagaaatatcaaaaataagaagtgacgttagcgccatTTTGCATAGACGTGACGTTGAGGTATGGATAGAATACCGTACCATGCTTGTGGAGTGCTCCGATGCATTTTTTGCGCCAACTGCGTGCCCGTGTTTTGTTTAGCAGTCATgagcagagcctgacaaagtaattttcaattgacaattatcaggttactagctgacccggcaaacttcgtcccgcctatttttgtgtttaatttaataattttcaacattccaaattcatttatttcttacgatttgtttatattgtttgaaattattggttttatcggaatgacaacatcctcgtcttttgccttcggtacatcacctctattccggaaatactcatattgggtggtattcagttattttcgttgtttttcagaaactgaaagtggtcatctccgaattcaagatggtgtccagggtcaatgcttggcttctatacattatttcgattacggaaatactcatatgtagtagtattcggctgttccCCAGAAGTTGTCAtctaacaattcaaaatggtgtctgaggtcgatttttagcttcattctcgttccagagatactcagaTTGGGTAGTACTTTAGGcagtttccagacaccggaagtcgccatcttacaattcaaaatattgtctgaggtcgatttgtggcttcagtgcatcataacaatcccggaaatacccatatggcgtcgtacacaaattacgtaacgctaaaaacctagatttcagaccccctcccccgtCTATGttagatatgactcccccccccctaaagTTACGTAACActggacaacctgtcccccgtccaaatatgcaattttgagcaaacatctcagttacgtaacgggctcaactaccccccctcccccctttgtaacaataagtaacgcagacttataCCCCCTCCCccacccttcatgcgttacgtaatttgtgtacgacgcctattgggtggtatttggtcatttgccgctgtttttcagaaaccggaagttgccatcttggatttcagaatggcattaggagacaattgtGGCCTCGGAGCGTCAATCTAGTTGAAGAAACATTTatactgggtggtatttggtcattttcggctgttttccagttaCCGAAAGTTACCATCTTATAACTCAAattgttgtttgaggtcgatttgtggcttcagtgcgtcataaaaatcccggaaatacccatattgggtggtatttggtcatttgccgctatttttcagaaaccggaagtcgccatcttggatttcaaaatggcatttgtaaacaatttctggcctctgagcgtcaatctggttaaagaaacactcatattgggttgtatttggtcattttcggctgtttccagacaccggaagacgccattttacaattcgaaatgttgtctgaggtgatttgtggcttcagtgcatttttcagaaacgggaagtcgccatcttggacttcgaaatggtatttggagacatgccagaaaaaggaagggtgtcgaaacattatggacatgtttgttacatctaaaaacattcacctgcttaATTTGATTTtacttgcttgattggttctcgagctgtgcgtaatttgagtttcatttgtataggacccctccccaatagaagagagaggggtgtcaaaccattatatttgttacccctaaaaacaatcacccgccaaatttggttccatttagttggttagttctcgagataagcagaaatttgtgtttcatttgttatgaacccctccctcacagaagagggaggggagttgaaccactatggacatacttgttacctctaaaaacattcacataccaaatttggttgtatttcgttgattggttctcgagctgtgcgaaattcgtatttcatttgtattggacccctcccttgtagaatagggaggggtgtcaaaccattatggatatatgtGTCACCCCTGAAAACatctacctaccaaatttggttccatttacttggttagttctcgagatgtgcagaaatttgtgtttcatttgtatgggacccctcccttccagagaagggaagggtgtcgaaccaacatggacatatttgttatttctaaaaacatccacttgccaaatttggttccatttacttggttagttttcgagatgtgcagaagtttgtgtttcatttgtatgggacccctccctttcagaagagggaagggtgtagAATCAACATGGGCATACtttttactcctaaaaacatccacatgccaaatttggttccatttgcttggttagttttcgagatatgcagaagtttgtgtttcatttgtatgagagccctcccttacagaagagggaagggtgtcgaatcaacatgaacatatttgttactcctaaaaacatccacatgccaaatttggttccatttgcttggttagttttcgagatgtgcaggaatttgtgtttcatttgtatgggacccctcccttgcagaagagggaagggtgtccaatcaacatgaacatattttttactcctaaaaacatccacatgccaaatttggttccatttgcttggttagtttttgagagatgcagaagtttgtgtttcatttgtatgggacccctcccttacagaagagggaagggtgtcgaatcaacatggacatatttgttactcctaaaaacatccacacgccaaatttggttctatttgcttggttagtttttgagatgtgcagtaatttgtgtttcatttgtatgggacccctcccttgcagaaggggGAGGAgcctcgaactatcttagtcaccttttccggcccctaaaacccctatatacaaaatttcacgccgatcggttcggtagtttccaagcctatatgaatcagacagacagacagacagacagagctgcatttttatatgtttagatagtgacactttgacccgtcgctttcaattgaaaagcttttgtatcattctcaagCTCTTTGTGATtcacatgaaaactactcggAAGCTCTTGCTATG from Wyeomyia smithii strain HCP4-BCI-WySm-NY-G18 chromosome 3, ASM2978416v1, whole genome shotgun sequence encodes the following:
- the LOC129730617 gene encoding uncharacterized protein LOC129730617 isoform X1, translated to MNFSKLDHLADRLLAELETDLEPAFKRQSEVVLRHDTVVHHNQDWCVALQRHLELVQSQQSMLQDHERLLERQFAALEQSISTLEQCPRQAWPWCVGGAANSSRTSRGGSNTKSPLAGLFNERNELYQRLLKLPTEMNRFEHELLPNVERLRGEIDDVRTGYEKRCPIVGVMAALTELLLSVERQLDTIDGMLIANRDRLSECGMGREQSMPSFFMALFGKHDNQAVGGDKRR
- the LOC129730617 gene encoding uncharacterized protein LOC129730617 isoform X2; this translates as MNFSKLDHLADRLLAELETDLEPAFKRQSEVVLRHDTVVHHNQDWCVALQRHLELVQSQQSMLQDHERLLERQFAALEQSISTLEQCPRQAWPWCVGGAANSSRTSRGGSNTKSPLAGLFNERNELYQRLLKLPTEMNRFEHELLPNVERLRGEIDDVRTGYEKNISAGDDRRRRQ